The Hydra vulgaris chromosome 05, alternate assembly HydraT2T_AEP genome includes the window tatatatatatatatatatatatatatatatatatatatatatatatgtataaacacgCACACACGTACATACCTGCGTTGGTGtgagatttaatttatttgcaatttgATCTCTCTCTGATGCCGATAAGTATTTTtgatctttaaactttttttccaacTCCATCACTTGAGATTGCGAAAATAAGATTCTTGGTTTTTTGCGggaagattttatatttaaaagattttgttgaatAAGGGATTCAGAAGTGACATGCATTGCGTCGCCTGATGCGTTGTGGTATTCGGTTTTCGCAGTTAAACTTGGAGATTCACCTAAaaataaaacgattttttttttcagttcatCTGTGTGAATACGCGTTAATACGTTAAAATCGAACTGTTTAAAAACGTGTAAATGCGTTAAAATCGAACTGTTTTAACACATTATGacgtatttaaaaattttaatatggtTTAAGATATTCCGGCTGAACTCAAAAAAACGaccacaataatttttttttgtttttttttgacagtgttatttgattttagaaatcaaagttaaataatttccTTGAAGTTGTTGCATTTattctttttgaatttaaaattttaaaatcaatttttaatcttttttttatgagcaacttttattattattatttttttaaatttcttttttctgaaaataactttttctttgtttaaaataatttctttgctTTTGATTATTTACCgaaatcttttataaaagcatttaaaaatttttttgcaaaattatataaatgatatatatatatatatatatatatatatatatatatatatatatatatatatatatatatatatatatatatatatatatatatatatatatatatatatatatatatatatatatatatatgtatatatatatatatatatatcatttataaaatttaatacagaaaaattacatttagaatgTGGTGcttattaaaagtagaaaatattttagctttaaatttATACATAGAATGTGGCtcttattaaaacattttagttttaaaatgttaggCTACCtaagactttaaattttttaatttttttttaaataaacaaaataaaggcTGTTGACAGTTGGCATAATGCTGACAGTTGACATATGAATGAAAAGATAAAAGTGATGTTGAAATTTGGCAAAATTGCGGTCAGATAATAGTTATTGAAGCTTCTTGAGGAGGTTCTTGCTTTAAGTATGTTTAGCTTCATTAAACCACAattatttgcatatatttaagttttgtacatatttctttaaaattaaaaacctaaaaatataacaaatggaaaaaatatattgattaaagtacaaataaagaaaaaaagtatgaaaaatatgtttagaattaaatttaaaaaaattatatttttagttgcgctaattaatgaaaataaaaatatttacatagaTAACGTATGTATTCtagaaatataaacatatatgtgtgtgtatgtgtgttcatttgtgtgtgtgtgtataaaaatattaatgaaaattttgaacaatCATGagtaactttatatatttaaatgtgcataaatatatgtattatttccatttatacatacatacaaacatatatatatatatatatatatatatatatatatatatatatatatatatatatatatatatatatatatatatatatatatatatatatatatatatatatatatatatatatatatatatacatttagatATATACTCACACATATATGTGTGCGTGACTTATGGGAAAATATATGTGCAACAATAAGAATATAAGATAAACATAAGCATAAGCACAgcaaaaagcttttttttggtttaacatCATAACTTTGTTAAGACGACTACCATAACAATAAATTATgattactaaaattattaaaagatagTAGtggttaataaattattaaaattatgaatatagcataaacatatataataaagataacGTAAGATTAACAATATACAGtataattatacaaaacaataaattaaaataaattttagaactttaataaaaaaaggataaaatgatatatcaataaaaaagttttttttcaagatttcgGAAGAcatattgatttatatttttatctatattttattcACGTTTACTCACGTGACTTTTTATTGTATTGATTTGTGGATCCAAGTTTTAAAAATCCTaacttgaaacttttaaaaatatttaagtttccatttcttttacaaaaaacagtaataatttataagaGAAAAATGGCTTAGCTTACACTTAGGAGAATTTTCATCAGAGCTGTTGTCTTCTCTCTTGCCACGAGCGTACATTTCAGCTTCCGCAACCATGCAACTCAAACCTTGAAAAGAATGTCTGTTATTCATTCTTTTATCCCCAAAACTATATTCTACATTTGAAGTCAAGTCGAAAGATATTGAAGACTTACTGAAGTCTCGCTCAGTTTCAGTTACATTTTTGTCGTTCATTTGAATAGGTTTGTTGactaattctttatttttgtgcATACCCTTATTGTATATTGGGAACGCGGAGAGTCtggtttttattgatatttcatCTGAAAGAACGGAAAACTGAGAAAAATTGCTCTGATGAATCTTATTTTCATAATGTCTTCTCCTTAAGATATCGTCAACTAAAAATGACGAATTTACCGGTAAGATGctaaaatccattaaaaatgcaaactgaaaactttaaaaaaaaccgaCACGTTACGACACGAAATGCtgctaaaaacaataaactagtagaaatattttttaatttgctagaAGGTGATTACAAAAAGTTAGGTTACAAAGTTTAGAGAGTTTGTGTATTTATTAAACGTTCTCCCATGATGGTTTTAATGACACTTGTCTATCATGAGTGTATTTGGTTTgtgtgtttttaaaagttacgtcaCGTATAGGTCAGAATAAGACAAGGGAAAGgggaagaaaaaataaaaaaagtgagcccttttttaaaatagattaaactattcatttaatttttttttaatcaaaatgccaaaaaaatttgttaagaaccATTAGATTTTAccgaaaacaaaacaattttctaaaaatctacTATGCGTTATTTTTTGAGGGCTAGTTGTCAAGGAcccttaacattttttaaacgtttataaatgatccaaatttttaaaatttaaggaaatgttttattaatcataaagtaaaaatatttttatttataaaaaagttgtaataaaaatgttCGACTATACTCGCACGAACCGTATTACTTGAACACTCGCATTTTAAACAGTCTTACGCTGTTATAAGTCTAGCTGATAAACACATCTAACACTTTCTTAATCAACCgcaatctattttttaaaagttagaacCTCCCTCTTCAATTCATTTGAGGTGCATGCTATTTGTTTCTGTTTGTAATCTTTAACATGTTTGTCTTCTTGTTTTACATATCTTGATTTTCATATCatcaaatatttactttttcctTACCTGCTAATACAAACTACAGAACAATATATATTGTTCTGTAGTTTGTACAATATATACAGAACAATATTCTGTAAAATACAAAAGTGTACAAACTTATCTGATCACAATACCTTGAGTATTGCAACAACGTTGCAATAGTATTGCAAGTATgcgaatttaaaaaattttagtttttttattttatacaaagaaaTAGTAGTTAGTAATAATAACTTCTGTGTTGCTGAATACCTGAATTATCCAAAAGACTTATCGTATTGTCATCTTGATACATAATGACTGAAAGTTCAGCACAATGTAACATAACCACATTGCAGACGGTTTACTTTACATTATCATcaagtttttgtaaaacaaaactaacTTTGCTCTTGCTTTATCAAGCCATTACTAAATATTAACGCCATGGTACTCTTTAAACAATTGACaccatttatgttaaaaatagtaatgatGCACCATAATAAATTTAAGCTGAAAGtatgtaatttagaaaaagtttgtacaaactttttttttacactattAGAAGTGGGTTgcacaaatatatttattcgtGCTGGAGTTTCTTTAGCGCTTCatataatgtttaatttattgtttgacgCCTATCGTGtgctaaaaacataaacaaagatACGGCAATGAATGATTTATTTGTTTAGGGAGGATTTAAGCGTGCCAACATTGAGCAGCTATGCAAACCCTGATGTTTTTGAACTAAATGACATTTTCAAgtcaatatctttaaaaatgctttaagaataaaaataaaagcaacatttaatagcttcttattattttttaaataacccaATCATGTATGTATACGTATTAATAAACATCAAACCAgtacttttttatcattaaaacaaaccagacaaaattttcaagaaagaAAAGAGAAATCGCTCTCATAATATTAATCATTGCATATCATTTGCTTTAAAGGATGAAGTTTCAATGTATTTGAATAAACTTTGTTTCAAACTAGttcattgaatttaaaataaaaaacattaaaaaaattttacgttCTTGTTTTCTAGATttgttctttgttttctagatttgtttgaatatattcaacaaattgttttacattgtaatataaactttttttaatttaaaatatgactgTTGCTACTATTTTATATCCTTACTTAACAAAcactttgtaatatttttgaaatatttaaacataagtaAGACAACTTTGTTATCTACACGTACCTATATCGGTAAAAAAAggataactatttatttttgtattgcaAACTTTTAACTGGTTGCAAATATTGTGAACTTTAACTTTTACAGCGTGAAGGGGTATTATATGCacaaaaagaatattatatacataaaaattacattttataaaaacattttacgaACAACTTGTGGTTAGACACTAAAAGGGAAACTTTTACTGAATCTCTTAAAGCCTTtgtctaaaatatataaaagctattgttttaaatcttttgaagtTAATATATTAATGGCACTTCAGTAAATGTCATATAATTcttcaattttaaatacaacatatataaaaaGGCTTAAAACATGCAAGCGAACTAAATTTACCTGAAAGCAGACGGAATTCACCTCTGTTCATTTCGGATTTACTTTGTTTGGATTACACAAATCCAATACTTcaatttaattaatgttttcTTTGAAATATGTTGTTGATGGACTTTTTAGGCATGCGTTCAACTTGTAAtaacatacttttttaaatccTGCTGTTTTTCTACACCGCATTGTTTTTAATGAGAATTTAACGCACATTTAAGCtggtttatatttagtttgaaaGGAAATTTGTCATgtctgtttttctttttctttttttgattgatcGATTGATTGATTGAGCAAGTTGTTCATATACTTCAACTAATTTGCAATTACAATTAGGTACATTCGATTACATATAagtgtttaatttataaatatattaccatGATTTTTATAGAAACTAACTTTAATACTTAGCTGACATTAATTAACATTAGTAATTGattcactgaaaaaaaaaattattttattttatataatagcTCATTTccttaaaattattcaaattattcatttttaattttttataattactctgaattataactttaataagttttataaaattataagagcaaatagtaaaaattaatatcaataataaaaattatcatttatacTACTAAGCGCAATTGGTTTGAAAATTATAAGCATCAAAAGTGTAAAAAGGCATCATGACTTTGTGAAGTGAAGATTTAGTCAtgattatcaataaatatttaaaatgtatgctTATTGTTGAAGTCTCATTTTAAAATAGCccacttttgatttatttgacCAAGTGGTTGTAGTTTGCTAACAGTTGCAAAGCTAAAGAGGTCTAACGAAGTTTAGTATTtaccaaacaaaataatttatgtttttacaatgtttatttcttttttaacagttacttttttacttatatatatatatatatatatatatatatatatatatatatatatatatatatatatatatatatatatatatatatatatatatatatatatatatatatatatatatatgtatagtaacactttttagtaaaaatcaaaacaaaaatttttaaatgctgaaaaaaataaagttgatttatatttttgaatgttgtaaaaatacagattttatcaaaagttgtaaataaaagttatgAAGAGCCTGGTATCTAGAAGTGCAAAATTTTGactggttttgaaaaaaaatttgcacattttaaaccaaattaaaattCATCAACAAGTTTCAAATTTCATCCGAAAATCTTATCTATGCAAATGTTGTGATTGTGTAACTATTTGAGAgagttttaatcaaaataattaaaaataagttttattggcgaaataaataatctaaagaagaaaaaacatatgtaaactaattacaaaattaatgtatactaattataaaaaaggaacGGTTCCATACCAAGATTTTCTTTACTTCTTAAGtgaaccttttttatttatagaaaatttaaattaacttttatattatttatgggatgaaaaaaagtaaattttataaaaatagtcaCTGGTTAGAAAACatcgtctttttttttttttttggtataaagatATAATCATTGATTAATAGATAActttttgttactatattataGGAAAATATGCTTCATTAAATGCAACTCCTAAAACTCTGTTTTATGAAAAGGATAAGTCTACAAGGTCTCACCCAGGTTTGTCTTAATCAGGTTTAGGTTTACATATtagaaacttattattttgaagaaatttttctaaaccaattttataacaatattgggcagttaataaaaataactccttaaaactttttatttttgtataaaaatatattttctttctttatttgtttttatcataatgaattataattaacttagttagtttaaaatatgaaacCTATAGTTTTTAAAACGGTTATCTTCTGGCTTGTAGCAACCGGGGAAGGGGGTGGCCGGCAGCAGGGGTatttgccccccccccctaattaattttgaagaaattgactaaaaaaatgactaaataaaaaggtccttaaaactattttgggGTAGTACTGCCAATCCCCTACCCCCATCCcccaaatataatttttgttcttacGGGCCTGATCTTaactgtctttttttttaatttttaattaaattttaatctctATTTATGAATTagtataaagttataattacagtttcttaaaaatttattaaagtatacGTGTTATATGTTATACGGTTAATTATttcagttaaattaaaaatttatattaatttaggctaaaaaattactttttaaagttaggatacataataaataagatatttgACAACGTAACGTTATCAAATATCTTAttactttataacaatattCGATAAGATTAGTTTTTAGTAGATATTTTCAGTAGATGGTagataacaatatttaataactttacgTTTCATTCTGGTtcaatattaacatttaaaaaaaaaaaatgtatcgtTGTGTTTCAAAATAGGGCAACAATAACAAGAGTATCCAACTAAACAGAATCAACCAACCAGAAGCAACACTTTTTTGAGCCAAGGGACATAGAAGatctttattttaagaaaaaaaaaatttaatttttattttattttcatactgttttcattttctgtaatttttagAAACTTCATTTTTCAATTGCCTGAatcatttaaactaaaaaagcaattattgaaCACAAATAGAACCTTCGTTGCATTGTTACTAAACTAAATGTTGGTGAAATTTTCTCaattctaatatatttaaaaaatgttaacagcTAAAAACTACTGTCAGGCTAAACTTTATCAATGAGtcgttttataatataaagattttattgcaGCGAGATGAATCTATTTTACAATATCCCATCTTAAAGTTCCAAGTAAAACTTGTATGTTGTTGAAACCATACAACAAATGTTCCGCAAACTAGCATAATTtagcataactttttttttacttttgtttatgtaaagttttaaaatttttttctgtcaatttttttagtattgccTAGAAGTTAGTTAAATTACAAGAAATGGGCGTGTTCCGCAGACCCATCAACAGCTAGCTGGGCTTGTTTTTATAGGATTGAACTAAAGATGATGCGTTGTAGTATTTATAGTGATAACTAATTGAATTTTGATGCAAAGTAGTTGACATTGATGGCACTGACAATGTTTGGAAGTATGCTACATTAGTGAACAACGCAAAAGAAGTTAAACCGAAGAAGGCAATTAGTGTCCACTTTACGAATAATGCGCTAGCCATGACCGTAGCTTGGTTGGATGTTAAGTGGAGCAATATGGTAACTAACTGAGTTGATGTTgttcttgattttttattatgtaacaacataatttttttaatgttaaatatcgtagttttgctattttaaaactctcattttttattatttagaccAAACCGGATAATAGAAACCGAACTGGGTAATAGAAACCAAACCGGATAATAGAAACTGAACCGGATAATAGAAAGGGCCCTTgggaaattaaaatataaaatagaattctatatttagattaaattttatttttatttttttacataataaaatggATTAcgaatttgatttgttttgaacTATGAAAAGTTTCATAgattaaaaattgaacaaaaatattttaagtatgtttaaatagaataatgaagtagaaaaatcatatttatttgcattattaattaattcacaacaaaaattgtctaaatatttatcaaattagaacatatctatctatctatctatctatctatctatctatctatctatctatatatatatatatatatatatatatatatatatatatatatatatatatatatatatatatatatatatatatatatatatatatatatatatatatatatatacatatatatatatatatatatatatatatacatatatatatatatatatatttatatatatatatatatgtatatatatatataaatatatgtatatatatatatatatatatatatatatatatatatatatatatatatacatatatacatatatatatatacatatatatacatacatacatacatatatatatacacatatatatatatatatatatatatatatatatatatatatatatatatatatatatatatatatatatatattgtttgaaagtatattataaattatttaaaaacatcagtAAATAGGgtttctctcaatactattaaattttttgatttttcaaatcttGAGACCAGCATcaacaacatttaatttttattatagtttttaaccGTTACagattgaataaaaaactattgacgtcAACAGTTGAATGACAACTTTTTCTTTGGAACTCAAAAATGGCGTTTAAAACTCTGTTTTGACATATCAGTGGTCATCAAGATTAATCCCGCCGTTTCTAACATggcacaacttttttttgtatttttaacttttttactaatttaaatttacatttcttATTACATCCTAATTACCATTTTTACGGCACTTGTTTTATAAAGCGCTAACTCGTTAACGCTTTTCTTCTTCAATGTTCTTCTATATTTGATGCAGCTGGGTTTTTGCATTTGGATTTTTATTTCCTTACACTTTAAACAGTTGCATCATATTATGTGGTAACCGGGTTGGCTGTTGTTcgatagttttaatttatttttgtattcaataGAAATGATATACtcaatattgatttaaatatcCTTCTGTATcctactttttgaaatattttttaaatctttatttaaaagccttgtacttttgttaaagaaatatcaCTAAGTTTATTGCccttgaaaaaatatcttttttagttaatttttttgtaattggtgagtaatattttttgttcgctttttaaagtaatttattttcaatgaacacatgactaaaaaatttattttgctatgCAAATAAAGCAAATAAGATCTTTATATTCggataaagataattttattcaaactcGGTGAAAACctagtatttgttttattcttgCTCTAGCCACTGATTATTTGTATTTAtcgtattttaaacattattaaatgcaaaatgtatatattcaaTTCTATTTTTCCAAATTGT containing:
- the LOC100214228 gene encoding homeobox protein Hox-C3a-like (The RefSeq protein has 14 substitutions, 2 non-frameshifting indels compared to this genomic sequence); this translates as MDFSILPVNSSFLVDDILRRKHYENKIDQSNFSQFSVFSDEIKTRLSAFPIYNKGMHKNKELVNKPFQMNDKSITETERDFNKSSISFDMTSNVEYSFGDKRMNNRHSSQGLSCMVAEAEMYARGKREDNSSDENSPKCESPSLTAKTEYHNASGDAMHVTSESLIQQNLLNMKSSCKKPRILFSQSQVMELEKKFKDQKYLSASERDQIANKLNLTPTQVKIWFQNKRYKCKKQTIESRTRPPPYEWLHFQHRNVPVLVQNRQVSSDVCLPYCNRPTYLPSNSPVDMNYPPFYPDPYNGHNHHYSNSYNTPSQTSTYPNSWPFYK